The Primulina eburnea isolate SZY01 chromosome 8, ASM2296580v1, whole genome shotgun sequence genome contains a region encoding:
- the LOC140838841 gene encoding uncharacterized protein, with protein sequence MVSVQDSQSHSNPDISVRYPQTRPYYYTPPPSSVKLNRSMGRSMRTIRSTIFQDDEERSRNVSEILTDSVVDLRLGELAKKSSNTFKSPSSSDIDEILDVSQAFSDFSACSSDISGELQRLATLPDPGPNSDMEFNPELEPCSGFLQRETFSTEIIDSISPEDLQPTVKLCVDGLQSSSVAVKRSAAAKLRLLAKNRADNRVLIGESGAVPALIPLLRCSDPMTQEHAVTALLNLSLHESNKTLITRAGAVKSLIYVLKTGTEISKQNAACALLSLSLIDENKLSIGACGAIPPLVALLINGSNRGKKDALTTLYKLCSVKLNKERTVSAGAVIPLLGLVCEQGTGLAEKAMVVLSSLAGIEMGREAIVEEGGIPALVEAIEDSSEKGKEFAVLTLLQLCDESVRNRGFLVREGGIPPLVALSQIGTAKAKHKAETLLGYLRESRHEASSSSP encoded by the exons ATGGTTTCTGTACAAGATTCTCAGTCTCATTCCAACCCAGACATCTCTGTTCGATACCCCCAAACGCGGCCTTACTACTACACACCGCCGCCGTCCTCCGTTAAGTTGAACCGCTCCATGGGCCGTTCTATGCGGACAATCCGTTCTACTATCTTCCAAgatgatgaggagagatcgcGGAATGTGTCGGAGATTCTTACTGACTCGGTTGTCGACCTCAGACTCGGCGAACTTGCTAAGAAATCTTCTAATACCTTCAAGAGCCCCTCATCGTCGGATATCGATGAGATTTTGGATGTCTCGCAAGCGTTCAGTGACTTTTCTGCTTGTTCCAGCGACATTTCCGGGGAGCTCCAGCGCCTTGCTACCCTTCCCGACCCAGGCCCCAACTCGGACATGGAGTTTAATCCCGAATTGGAACCTTGTTCTGGGTTCTTGCAGAGAGAGACTTTTTCTACGGAAATTATAGACAGTATCTCACCTGAAGACCTGCAGCCCACCGTGAAATTATGTGTTGATGGTTTACAATCTTCATCAGTTGCTGTGAAGAGATCTGCTGCTGCTAAATTGCGACTGTTGGCGAAAAATCGGGCCGACAACCGGGTCTTGATCGGTGAATCCGGGGCAGTACCCGCTTTAATCCCTCTCCTCCGTTGTTCCGACCCAATGACCCAAGAACACGCCGTCACGGCTCTTCTGAACCTTTCACTTCACGAATCCAACAAAACGTTGATCACAAGAGCAGGCGCTGTGAAATCTTTAATCTATGTCTTGAAAACAGGTACCGAGATTTCCAAACAAAACGCCGCTTGCGCTCTTTTGAGTCTGTCTTTAATAGATGAGAATAAGCTCTCAATTGGAGCTTGCGGTGCGATTCCCCCATTGGTGGCACTGCTGATAAACGGTTCAAATCGAGGGAAGAAGGACGCTTTGACCACTCTTTATAAGCTCTGTTCTGTTAAATTGAATAAAGAAAGAACAGTTAGTGCCGGGGCAGTGATTCCGTTGTTGGGTCTTGTTTGTGAACAGGGCACTGGGCTAGCGGAGAAGGCGATGGTGGTGTTGAGCAGCTTGGCGGGGATTGAAATGGGGCGCGAGGCCATTGTTGAAGAAGGTGGGATCCCGGCTTTGGTGGAAGCGATTGAGGATAGCAGTGAAAAGGGGAAGGAATTTGCGGTGTTAACTTTGTTGCAGTTGTGTGATGAGAGTGTTAGAAACAGGGGATTTCTTGTGCGAGAGGGAGGAATACCGCCGCTGGTTGCCTTGTCTCAGATCGGGACGGCGAAAGCTAAACATAAG GCTGAAACACTTCTTGGGTACTTGAGAGAATCAAGACACGAAGCTTCTTCGTCAAGTCCATAA